Proteins encoded within one genomic window of Saccharopolyspora pogona:
- a CDS encoding glycoside hydrolase family 15 protein, producing MIGPDGISDHIQHRFPPHALREYALLADGRRGAICGPHGDLVWLCAPTWHDDAVFAALLGGPGVYAVTPVEPFTWGGYYEPRSLIWRNRWVTTSTIVECRDALAYPGDPNRVLLLRRVEAVEREVVLRVELDVRAGFGTHPMAEPHLDEHGRWVAHSGDLRLRWSGGADAAVGSDGALRMEITVPAGGRHDLVLEITRASLGAPIDPDLAWHRTEHGWHSDIPDLGESIAPRDTQHAYAVLRGMTSPRGGMAAAATMSLPERAEQGRNYDYRYAWVRDQCYAAVAVAAAGPFPLLDDAVSFLTARLLDDGEALNPAYTIDGGAVPDERSLDLPGYPGGHEVVLGNRVTRQTQLDAFGELLQLLAAAARHGHLDTDGARAIRVAAEAIERRWQRPDAGLWELDDQWWTHSRLACVAGLRAAASAAPSREDSDRMTSLAEVILDETTRRCLHPNGYWQRSSQHTGPDAALLLPPVRGALPGDDPRTRATLTKVRRTLAEDGYLYRFPQPTQRPGEAEGAFLLCGFVMALAEHQQGDEAHALRWFERNRAACGPPGLLSEEYDVQQRQLRGNLPQAFVHALLLESAIRLSRPATPARGPGRSR from the coding sequence ATGATTGGACCTGACGGCATCAGCGACCACATCCAACATCGCTTCCCACCGCACGCGCTGCGGGAGTACGCGCTGCTGGCCGACGGGCGTCGTGGTGCGATCTGCGGTCCGCACGGCGATCTGGTTTGGCTGTGCGCTCCGACCTGGCACGACGATGCCGTGTTCGCCGCCCTGCTCGGCGGCCCCGGGGTCTACGCGGTCACGCCCGTCGAGCCGTTCACCTGGGGCGGGTACTACGAACCTCGGTCGCTGATCTGGCGCAACCGGTGGGTGACCACGTCCACGATCGTCGAGTGCCGGGACGCCCTCGCGTATCCGGGGGACCCGAACCGCGTGCTGCTGCTCCGTCGCGTCGAAGCCGTCGAGCGCGAAGTCGTGCTGCGGGTCGAACTGGACGTGCGGGCTGGATTCGGGACGCATCCGATGGCCGAGCCGCACCTGGACGAGCACGGCCGGTGGGTCGCGCACAGCGGCGATCTGCGGCTGCGCTGGAGCGGCGGTGCCGACGCCGCAGTCGGCAGCGATGGCGCACTGCGCATGGAGATCACCGTTCCCGCCGGTGGCCGTCACGACCTGGTCCTGGAGATCACGCGCGCCTCGTTGGGCGCGCCCATCGATCCCGATCTCGCCTGGCATCGCACGGAACACGGCTGGCACAGCGACATCCCCGATCTCGGCGAGAGCATCGCGCCGCGCGACACCCAGCACGCGTACGCCGTTCTGCGCGGGATGACGTCACCGCGCGGTGGCATGGCCGCAGCCGCGACCATGTCCCTGCCCGAGCGGGCCGAGCAAGGGCGCAACTACGACTACCGCTACGCCTGGGTCCGCGACCAGTGCTACGCCGCCGTCGCCGTCGCCGCTGCCGGTCCCTTCCCGCTCCTGGACGACGCCGTATCCTTCCTGACCGCCCGCCTGCTCGACGACGGCGAAGCCCTGAACCCGGCCTACACCATCGACGGCGGCGCCGTTCCCGACGAAAGGTCGCTGGACCTGCCCGGCTACCCCGGCGGCCACGAGGTCGTCCTGGGAAACCGGGTCACCAGGCAAACCCAGCTCGACGCGTTCGGCGAACTCCTCCAGTTGCTGGCCGCGGCGGCGCGCCACGGGCACCTCGACACCGACGGCGCGCGCGCCATCCGCGTCGCGGCGGAGGCCATCGAGCGGCGCTGGCAACGGCCCGACGCCGGCCTGTGGGAACTGGACGACCAGTGGTGGACGCACTCCCGGCTCGCGTGCGTCGCAGGACTGCGAGCCGCTGCGTCCGCTGCTCCGTCCCGCGAGGACTCCGACCGCATGACCTCGCTAGCCGAAGTCATCCTGGACGAAACAACGCGCCGATGCCTGCACCCGAACGGCTACTGGCAACGGAGTTCCCAGCACACCGGCCCTGACGCCGCGCTGCTGCTGCCGCCGGTGCGAGGCGCTCTGCCAGGAGACGACCCGCGCACCCGGGCCACGCTCACGAAAGTGCGCCGCACCCTGGCCGAAGACGGCTACCTCTACCGGTTCCCGCAGCCCACCCAGCGTCCCGGGGAGGCCGAAGGCGCCTTCCTGCTGTGCGGATTCGTCATGGCTCTCGCCGAGCACCAACAGGGCGATGAAGCACACGCCCTGCGTTGGTTCGAGCGCAACCGCGCCGCCTGCGGCCCGCCCGGACTCCTCTCCGAGGAATACGACGTGCAGCAGCGTCAGCTGCGCGGCAACCTGCCCCAAGCCTTCGTCCACGCGCTCCTGCTCGAATCCGCCATCCGGCTCTCGAGGCCCGCCACCCCGGCCAGGGGACCAGGCAGATCGCGCTGA
- a CDS encoding alpha/beta hydrolase, which translates to MTQPDDDARPTASHLEGTLSSGQYWQSWTVDQPAGVVVLVHGVHEHSGRYRHVAERLNAAGYAVYAVDHPGHGRSPGTRGNIGSMAAAVAGVDLLARLAGQRHEDVPLFVYGHSLGGLISLQYLTGTPLDRIVGAVISAPALNTGAVSAVEKVVSPLLSKLLPDLGVRSLDANTISRDPEVVRDYRTDPLNHAGKMRARTAVEIMLAVEAMPKRLASLTMPLFVLHGGSDRLMPPAASELVRTHARSSDLTLRIYEGLYHEAHNEPEQEQVLDEIVDWLDAHLKA; encoded by the coding sequence ATGACGCAGCCCGACGACGATGCACGGCCGACCGCATCGCACCTCGAAGGAACCCTGTCCTCGGGGCAGTACTGGCAGAGCTGGACCGTCGATCAGCCTGCGGGGGTGGTCGTGCTCGTCCACGGTGTGCACGAGCACAGCGGTCGCTACCGCCACGTCGCGGAGCGGCTCAACGCGGCCGGCTACGCGGTCTACGCCGTCGACCATCCCGGGCACGGCCGCTCGCCGGGAACGCGCGGCAACATCGGCAGCATGGCCGCTGCCGTCGCGGGGGTCGACCTCCTGGCGCGGCTGGCCGGTCAGCGCCACGAGGACGTGCCGCTGTTCGTCTACGGACACAGCCTCGGCGGGCTGATCTCCCTGCAGTACCTCACCGGGACGCCGCTGGACCGAATCGTCGGTGCCGTGATCTCCGCCCCGGCGCTCAACACCGGCGCGGTGTCAGCCGTGGAGAAGGTCGTCTCACCGCTGCTGTCCAAACTGCTGCCCGACCTCGGTGTGCGCAGCCTCGACGCGAACACCATCAGCCGCGACCCCGAGGTGGTGCGGGACTACCGCACCGACCCGCTCAACCACGCCGGGAAGATGCGAGCGCGGACCGCCGTCGAGATCATGCTGGCCGTCGAGGCCATGCCGAAGCGCCTGGCGTCGCTGACCATGCCGCTGTTCGTCCTGCACGGCGGCTCGGACCGGCTGATGCCACCGGCCGCCAGCGAGCTGGTGCGCACCCACGCCCGGTCGTCGGACCTCACCCTGCGGATCTACGAAGGGCTCTACCACGAGGCGCACAACGAGCCGGAGCAGGAACAGGTGCTCGACGAGATCGTGGACTGGCTCGACGCCCACCTGAAGGCCTGA
- a CDS encoding phytase → MKRQTLASPARLLVAVGALALVTSGTSGAAQSSDGLGEVRARFETPSYFDDDAGGNADADDPAIWRNAASPNDSIVVGTLKNGGLTVFNLLGSELQRIPAPAAPAPGAEPGRFNNVDVLQGVAVGDRTVDIAVTTDRGRDRLRIYAIDPRGAQAGAQALTDITSDAAPRLFSPTEEAVDEQRTGYGMALWADPDGGAPLVVVSQRHETRLGLFRLGVDATGKVTYHPVSTVDLPAKFEIGGGTWAPCEDPGERPQVEGMVVDRTDNVLYAAQEDIGVWRIPLTTQGFGDQALVERTRQYGQPAVYDEQAGECVVTGPESPEAGEHLTADAEGLTIAYTGDGRKLVASSQGDSTFVGYRITPDGLAHLGGSRIVDGRSIDGVQESDGATVTTEPLGDQFPQGLLVVHDGQNTPESTGPDGEVRTDTNFKLIRWEAFARATGLR, encoded by the coding sequence GTGAAACGACAAACGCTTGCGAGTCCGGCTCGGCTCCTCGTTGCGGTCGGTGCGCTCGCACTGGTGACCAGCGGCACCTCCGGCGCCGCCCAGAGTTCCGACGGCTTGGGCGAGGTGCGCGCTCGGTTCGAGACCCCATCCTACTTCGACGACGATGCCGGCGGGAACGCCGATGCCGACGACCCGGCCATCTGGCGCAACGCCGCCTCTCCGAACGACAGCATCGTGGTCGGCACGCTGAAGAACGGCGGCCTCACCGTGTTCAACCTCCTCGGCAGCGAACTGCAGCGGATCCCGGCTCCGGCAGCACCCGCTCCCGGGGCGGAACCCGGTCGGTTCAACAACGTCGACGTCCTGCAGGGCGTCGCCGTGGGCGACCGGACCGTGGACATCGCCGTGACCACGGATCGCGGGCGGGACCGGCTGCGGATCTACGCCATCGACCCGCGAGGCGCCCAGGCCGGGGCCCAGGCACTGACCGACATCACCTCCGACGCCGCCCCGCGGCTGTTCTCGCCCACCGAGGAAGCCGTGGACGAGCAGCGGACCGGCTACGGCATGGCGTTGTGGGCCGATCCCGACGGCGGAGCTCCGCTGGTGGTGGTCAGCCAGCGGCACGAGACGCGGTTGGGCCTGTTCCGCCTAGGCGTCGACGCCACCGGGAAGGTCACCTACCACCCGGTGTCTACAGTGGATCTTCCGGCCAAGTTCGAGATAGGCGGCGGAACCTGGGCCCCCTGCGAGGACCCCGGTGAGCGTCCGCAGGTGGAGGGCATGGTCGTCGACCGCACCGACAACGTCCTCTACGCGGCGCAGGAGGACATCGGCGTTTGGCGGATCCCGTTGACCACCCAGGGCTTCGGCGACCAGGCGCTCGTCGAGCGCACCCGGCAGTACGGCCAGCCGGCGGTGTACGACGAGCAGGCCGGGGAATGCGTCGTCACCGGGCCGGAGTCACCGGAGGCGGGTGAGCACCTCACCGCCGACGCCGAGGGCCTGACCATCGCCTACACCGGCGACGGGCGGAAGCTGGTCGCCTCCAGCCAGGGCGACAGCACGTTCGTCGGCTACCGCATCACCCCCGACGGCCTGGCGCACCTCGGCGGAAGCCGCATCGTCGACGGCCGAAGCATCGACGGGGTGCAGGAATCCGACGGCGCCACGGTGACGACCGAGCCGCTCGGCGACCAGTTCCCGCAGGGTCTTCTGGTGGTCCACGACGGCCAGAACACCCCGGAGAGCACCGGCCCGGACGGTGAGGTCCGGACCGACACCAATTTCAAGTTGATCCGCTGGGAGGCGTTCGCCCGCGCCACCGGCCTGCGCTGA
- a CDS encoding dienelactone hydrolase family protein, with product MLHSAFGLRPSVHTAADRLRAAGHEVHVPDLFDGRTAETVEDGMRIKDEIGRDELLRRAVQAAAPHSERGLVYVGLSLGAALAQNLALADENARGLLLLHGTSDIAEGATVGDLPVQLHVADPDPFESADWLNAWYLQMRRAGADVEIFRYPGAGHLFTDPDLPDYDPEAAEEAWVVALAFLESL from the coding sequence TTGCTTCATTCTGCGTTCGGCTTGCGACCTTCCGTGCACACCGCCGCCGACCGGTTGCGCGCCGCCGGACACGAGGTGCACGTTCCCGATCTGTTCGACGGGCGGACCGCCGAGACGGTCGAGGACGGCATGCGCATCAAGGACGAGATCGGCAGGGACGAGCTGTTGCGCCGCGCCGTGCAGGCAGCGGCGCCGCACAGCGAACGGGGCCTGGTGTACGTGGGTTTGTCGTTGGGGGCGGCCCTCGCCCAGAACCTCGCGCTGGCCGACGAGAACGCCCGTGGTCTGCTGCTCCTGCACGGCACCTCCGACATCGCCGAGGGCGCGACCGTCGGCGACCTGCCGGTGCAGCTGCACGTCGCCGACCCCGACCCGTTCGAGTCGGCCGACTGGCTGAACGCCTGGTACCTGCAGATGCGGCGTGCCGGGGCGGACGTCGAGATCTTCCGCTATCCGGGCGCAGGGCACCTGTTCACCGATCCGGACCTGCCGGACTACGACCCGGAAGCCGCCGAGGAGGCGTGGGTCGTCGCGCTCGCGTTCCTCGAATCGCTCTGA
- the tnpB gene encoding IS607 family element RNA-guided endonuclease TnpB yields MKNWNDSKKGTRKGGKLGFPRFKGKRAGLSCRFTTGSFGLADGDRRHVQLPRIGVVRTHESTRKLARPVETGAARIRSATVSYRAGRWFVSFSVEITRADPAPARPDVTVGVDLGIKSLAVLSTGEVIANPKHLEVALRELRRLQRQASRRTGPDRRSGQKPSNRWRKTQARIAKLHAKVANARRDGLHKLSTRLVRTFGVVVLEDLNVAGMVKNRRLARQVAGVGMAELQRQVEYKASWAGVCVHIADRWYPSSKTCSGCGVVKAKLRLSDRVFTCFSCGMSMDRDLNAARNLAKLVEVTTSSHSWWATENEPNGNPHKTRTTRAAGTATGRPAPNGAGQRRHC; encoded by the coding sequence TTGAAGAACTGGAACGACTCGAAGAAGGGCACACGCAAAGGCGGTAAGCTCGGGTTCCCGAGGTTCAAGGGCAAGCGGGCGGGGTTGTCGTGCCGGTTCACCACCGGCAGCTTCGGTCTGGCCGACGGCGATCGGCGGCATGTGCAACTGCCCCGCATCGGGGTGGTGCGCACGCACGAGTCCACCCGCAAACTCGCTCGGCCCGTCGAGACAGGTGCCGCGCGTATCCGCTCGGCGACGGTGTCCTACCGGGCGGGGCGGTGGTTCGTGTCGTTCTCGGTGGAGATCACCCGTGCCGACCCGGCCCCGGCCCGACCGGATGTGACGGTGGGGGTGGATCTGGGGATCAAGTCTCTGGCGGTGCTGTCCACCGGCGAGGTGATCGCCAACCCGAAGCACCTCGAAGTGGCCCTGCGTGAGTTGCGGCGGTTGCAGCGGCAAGCTTCGCGGCGCACTGGCCCGGACCGCCGAAGTGGACAGAAGCCGTCGAACCGGTGGCGCAAGACCCAAGCCCGCATCGCCAAGCTTCACGCCAAGGTGGCCAATGCGCGCCGCGACGGACTGCACAAGCTCAGCACCCGGCTGGTGCGGACCTTCGGTGTGGTCGTGCTGGAAGACCTCAACGTTGCCGGAATGGTCAAAAACCGCCGTCTGGCAAGGCAGGTCGCGGGTGTCGGCATGGCCGAACTGCAACGTCAGGTCGAGTACAAAGCCTCTTGGGCCGGGGTGTGCGTGCACATCGCGGACCGGTGGTATCCCAGCTCTAAAACGTGTTCGGGCTGTGGTGTGGTGAAAGCCAAGCTGCGCCTGTCCGACCGTGTCTTCACCTGCTTCTCCTGCGGGATGAGCATGGATCGTGACCTCAACGCGGCCCGCAACCTCGCCAAACTGGTTGAGGTTACGACGTCCTCCCACAGTTGGTGGGCGACGGAAAACGAGCCCAATGGAAACCCGCACAAGACCCGCACCACGCGGGCAGCGGGTACCGCCACGGGAAGACCCGCACCCAACGGCGCGGGCCAACGTCGACACTGCTAG